A genomic region of Plasmodium vivax scf_7165 genomic scaffold, whole genome shotgun sequence contains the following coding sequences:
- a CDS encoding variable surface protein Vir6, putative (encoded by transcript PVX_112115A), whose amino-acid sequence MVQARTKDIVTFNFCLFVEYKEYKNKVNDFYRTSNSENIKTCNNIFPTDAEGRLNIIKHFKLIKKYFNHYKNNETHNSNKWCSYINFWLNNELKNEDNKLGSKIFDLYQKFINCDNEIKGITKCESSDIYYFEENTFDQVKKMYDLYDDYIYVDAFKTNTDNSIPCSYAREFTEKFNNIIETGVHKNNDHLYNALQDIKHLFEKIGLASLKTCEPSIPELLPITKGQADESTQSRTPSHSFNLTPILPSTVGIVLFSFFTYKFTPLGPFLRYRVMNKKNTLNELEEKSKYLYMMSENKGILPENSMFNMQYHTLQNHKLE is encoded by the exons ATGGTTCAAGCGCGAACAAAAGATATCGTAACATTTAAT TTTTGTCTTTTTGTAgaatataaagaatataaaaataaggtaAATGACTTTTATCGTACTTCTAATAGCGAAAACATTAAAacatgtaataatatttttcctacAGATGCAGAAGGACGATTGAATataattaaacattttaaattaataaaaaagtattttaaTCATTATAAGAATAATGAAACACATAATAGTAATAAATGGTGCTCATACATTAACTTTTGGttaaataatgaattaaaGAATGAGGATAATAAATTAGGCAGCAAAATCTTTGATTTATaccaaaaatttattaactgtgataatgaaataaaaggaataacTAAATGCGAATCATctgatatatattattttgaagaaaatacGTTTGatcaagtaaaaaaaatgtatgattTATATGATGACTACATATATGTTGATGCCTTTAAAACAAATACAGATAATTCAATACCTTGTTCATATGCTCGGGAGTTCacagaaaaatttaataacataatagAAACGggagtacataaaaataatgaccATTTGTATAATGCACTACAAGATATTAAACATCTGTTTGAAAAAATCGGATTGGCATCTTTAAAAACGTGTGAACCGAGTATACCAGAATTATTACCAATCACAAAAGGACAAGCAGATGAATCGACACAATCAAGAACACCATCACATTCCTTCAATCTTACCCCTATTTTACCTTCAACTGTGGGAATAgtccttttttcattttttacgtataag TTTACTCCACTTGGACCATTTTTGCGTTATCGagtaatgaataaaaaaaacacattaaATGAATTGGAGGAGAAATCGAAATACTTATACATGATGTCGGAAAATAAAGGAATACTACCCGAGAACAGCATGTTCAATATGCAATATCATACTTTGCAAAATCACAAATTAGAATAA